CTGAAAAAATTGCAGACGTTGCATTAAACAGTAAACCTGCTTCTTTGGAAGAATTAAAAGGTTTGGAACTTGATGGCAAAAACATCGCTGATTTATTAATCGAGCAAACTGGTGTAATTGGCGAGAAAATTGACGTTTCTAAATACGAAACTATCACTGCTGAAAAGGTTATCGCTTATATTCACGGTAACTACCGTTTAGGTGTATTAGTAGGTCTTTCTGCTGATGCTGCTGGTGCTGAAGAAGCAGGTAAAGATGTAGCAATGCAAATTGCCGCAATGAACCCTATCGCAATTGACAAAGATGGTGTTGATCAAAACACAATCGAGCGTGAAATCGCTATTGCTAAAGAGCAAATCATTGCTGAAGGTAAACCTGCTGAAATGGCTGAGAAAATCGCTCAAGGTAAATTGAATAAATTCTTCAAAGACACAACTTTGTTAAACCAAGAATTCGTAAAAGATTCTTCTAAAAACATCGCTCAATTCTTAGATTCAGTTTCCAAAGGATTAACTGTAACTGCTTTCAAACGCGTACAATTGGGCGCATAAGCATAATTCATTCTATTACCAGAATTGGAAATTTTTAAAACAGGAGCTATTCTTCGAATGGCTCCTGTTTTTGTTTATATCTCTTCTTTCATTTATTCCCGAACTATTTTTCACCGCTGGCCTTGGCTTTTATTTTATCCCAAATTTGTGTAACTTAAGGATACATAAAAACTGGACAGCATATGGGTATGTTAAAGGAAAACGCGTTAAAAGGAAAACGAATTTTGATTACGGGTGGTGGTACAGGCCTCGGAAAAGCCATGACAGATTACTTTCTCGAGCTTGGCGCCTCTTGCCTGATCACGAGCCGTAAAGATGATGTTATACAGCATACAGCGAACGAATTGTCGGAAAAATATCAGGCGAAATGTCTTGCAGTAGCTGGAGATGTCCGAAATTATGAGGATGTCGAGCGCGTCGTTTCCTTTGGATATGAACATTTTGGCGGGATAGATATACTCATAAACAATGCTGCCGGAAATTTTATCTCCCCTACCGAACGTTTAAGCCACCGCGCCTTCGAATCTGTTATTGGTATCGTTCTCCAAGGTAGTATAAACTATACCCTAGCACTGGGCAAGCGTTGGATTGAGGCCAACGAACATAATAAAGCTATACTAAGTATCGTCACAACCTATGCTTGGACGGGTTCTGGCTACGTTGTTCCTTCTGCAACAGCTAAAGCCGGAGTTCTTGCATTAACTCGATCGTTAGCCGTTGAATGGGGAAAAAAAGGGATAAGACTCAATGCTATAGCTCCGGGTCCATTCCAAACTTCAGGTGCCATGGAACGGCTACTTCCAGGTGAATTAGGCGAACTTCTCTCGCCTACCAAACGTATCCCCTTGGGCCGCTTGGGCAAACTGGAGGAATTGGCCAACCTCGCGGCCTATCTGGTATCCGATTACGCCAGTTATATCAACGGTGATGTTATCACGATAGATGGCGGCGAGTGGCTTAAGGGAGCAGGTGAGTTCAATGGATTGGATATTATTCCTGAAGATCAATGGGATGCTATTGAACAGATGACCAGAAATGCAAAAAGCACCTGATAATCGTTTAAAATAACGAATGATTTATTTTATGGTGAATACGCAACTGTATTACATGCCGGTTTAAAAGAGGAAATAGCAAGGTCTTTAATCCATTTTTCTTAGGTTTGTAGCGATTATTCCAATAGACTCTGTACATATGATGAATTTATCTTTCGAATCTCAAAAAATCAAGCATAAAGAAAAATTAGAACTCAATAAAACGGGTTTTGATTTTGCGTTAGTTTATATAGCCGAAGGCACACTCGTATCGAAAGGGAATAATTTAAAATTTTCCAAAGAGAATTTACTTTTTTTGAATAAAGATTTCGAAACACTTGAGACAAAAAAAGATACAACTGCATTTGTACTCTATTTCTCCAACTCCTACTTTAAAGATCTGCACTTTATACAACAAAATTTTAGACTTACTCACAACCCGGTTGATATCTTTAACTCGAAGACATTGTTAAATAAGAGCCTATCCCTTAAAAAGGAAAATAAAAAACTGATCGAGCGGGTAATCTCGCTAATTCAACAATATGAGAGTGAAGATGAAGCGGCATCAATTTTTATATTCCACCAAACCATGTCGCTTTTCGCTTTAGTCGAAAATATATTGAAGGACCTAGAGCTACGCATTAACGAGTCTTATGAAATGTCTCAAGAGATCGAGCAATACATACAGCAAAATATCTATTTCCCGGATAAATTACAAATCAAGTCGATTGCAGATCAGTTCCAAATTTCAGCAAATTATTTTGGGGCCTTTTTTAAAAAAAGATATTCAAAAAGCTACAAAGTGTATATAGACGATATTCGTATTAAACTAATTGAGGAGCGACTAGCATCCAATAGATACACGATGAAACAAATTGTAGAAGAACTCGGATTTAATGATGAAAGTCACCTAACCAATTTCTATAAGAAGAAAAGAAATATTACACCCAGCTCTTATAAAAGAGCTAAAAATAGTGCTTAATTGTCGAGTTGGATTACACCATTAAGATCGTGATTTAAAGAGCGTTGAATGGCTTCATCCAAAATAAGAATCTTCTTTCCTTGAAAGGTCCCTGCATCATGACTGTCAAAATTTGAGCCACTGGAATTAAAAGATTCCAATTTCATTGGGAAATAAATTGGGTTCTCATCTTCAGCCCGACCAATGGTCAATAAAATATTGTAGCCTTGTAGGCGTAAACTCTGTAAAGTCTGATAATTTAAACGCTTGAAGATCATAATTCCTATTTTAAAATAAAACAAACATATAATTATATTGTTTTACTGCTTTAACCATTTTTTGGATTTTATCTTTCCAAAAGAATCTTCACATTCCTGACCTCCTAGTGGCACTGGAACATTCGCTTTCACAGATAAATCAAAAACTTTTTTTTACGGGAACTGTTTTACAGATAAATAAAAATTAGCAGGATTATGTCGAAAAAAGAAAGTAAAAATGGGAAAGTCGAAGAAGACTATCCAGATAAAGAGCAGGACCTTGCTTTTAATGAAGAACTTGACAGTTATGAAATGGATGTCGATGACAACGATCCAGACTACGATCACCCGGCTGACTACGATACAGTAGCTGAAGGTGCAATTGATGATGATTCAACATACGATGACTCTAATCCTTTTGTCGGAGATGAGTATGCAACACAAGATGAACTCAAAGAGGAAGATCTAGATAATGCTAACATGCGAATCGAGACTTTTGATCATGAACGTTTATCTCCTTTGGACAAGAAATTAGCCGAGAACGAAGAAGATTTGAGAGATGATCTCGATGAAGAGGGATATCCTAAAAACGATAGATAGTTTTTCCGAAAATAACATAGTTTTTGAAGGGACCGGAAGGTCCCTTTTCCATGGATTAAAATAAAGACTTTCTTCTCAAAATTAGGAATCATATACTTTTCAATTGGAAACTATAACTCCAATTTTTTATGTAAGTTTACTTTGAAGATTATAATGATATGGAAAGTATATTACCTCTCATCCGGATTGTTGACCTAAAAAAATCATACGGAGAAAAAGAAATATTGAAAGGAATCAACCTCGACATATTCCCAGGTCAAGTTATCGGATATATTGGCCCAAATGGTGCCGGCAAATCCACTACTGTTAAAATATTAACAGGACTTATCGAGGACTTCACAGGCACTGTAGAAATAAATGGCATCAATATTCAAAAAGATCCACTTGCAGTAAAAGCATTATTGGGATATGTTCCCGAAAACGCAGAATTATATGATGTACTGACTCCCATGGAATACCTGGATTTTGTAGGTAAACTCTATGGAATGGAAGATAAAGTCATTCAGGAACGTTCCTTAAAACTGTTAGCGGCGTTTGGCCTTGAATCTAATGTAAATAATAGGATGGATACCTTCTCCAAAGGAATGCGTCAAAAAGTACTTTTAATTTCAGGAATTATTCATAACCCACAAATTATCGTGCTGGATGAACCATTATCTGGACTCGATGCTAATGCTGTTATCTTTGTTAAAGAACTTATCTCATTACTTGCAAAAGAAGGGAAAACAATTTTCTATTGTTCACATATGATGGACGTTGTTGAAAAAGTATCTGATCGAATCTTACTGATAAACCAGGGGAGCATCATTGCGGATGGTACGATTGAGGAACTAAAAACAGATCCTAACGAATCATTGGAGCATATATTTGCTAAATTAACCAATACGGGCAGCAGCGCATTGGACGCTTCCAATATCATTACAGCAATTCAATAACATGGAAAAATTTATCTTAAAATTTATCCTTCTTTTTCGTGGGGTTTGGAAAGGCTTAGGCATCAATTATGAACAGTTTAAGATCATCTTACAAACCAAAATAATCCTAGATAATCGAAAGCCTATTAGCTTTCGCAAACGTAGCTCGGGAAAATCATCTTCGTCGTCATCGATTTTACAATTCTTATTGTATCTCATCTTTGGCCTGATATTCATGGTCATTATTTTGTCGATTCCAGATAGGTACTTAGCCATTTCGATCATGCTACTCAGTTTCATTAGCATGTTAAGTATTACACTGGTGTCCGATTTTTCGCCCATACTATTAGATACTCGGGATCAGTATATCATTATGCCCAGACCAGTTAATGATAAGACTTTAGCTATTTCCCGAATAACTTTTATTTCAATCAAGCTTTTTAATCAAGTAATTGCGTTAACCTTACCTGTGCTTATTTATGTATCTTTCAATTGGGATATCGTCTCCGTCCTTCTTTTATGTCTGCAGCTTATACTAAGCACATTGATCGCGCTGATATTTGTCAACGGATTTTATCTGATTAGCATCAAATATCTCCCCATACAAAAGTTTAAAGATGTAATTACTTATATACAGATCGGTCTCTCACTGGTTCTTTTCCTATCCTATTATGTTGGCCCTAATTTGATTCAATCTATTGTAGAATCTCATTTAACGATGGAACAACTCAGATTTCTTTGGATATTCCCAAGTACATGGATTGCATCATTTCAACCATTACTCTTTGGCAGCCACAGTGTACATATGGTCGTCTTATCAACATTAGGAATACTAACTCCTCTTGCTGGTATTTACGCTTGTACTAAGCTATTTTCACGTGGATTTAATGCGAAAATAGCTGCACTTGCAACCGCCGATAGCCTTCCTGGTGAAGCTTCACAATTAACTCGAAATAATCCATCCCAATTACCTTTATATAAAAGAATTTCCTCGAAGGTTTGCTCATCCCCCGTTGAAGAGGCAGGATTTAGCATTGTATGGCTGATAAGTTCTAAAACGAGAGAATTTAAGCAACAGCTATATCCTTCGTTGGCTTATCTACCTATTTATTTCGTTTTTTTATTTCTACGTACAGGAGACGATCTCCCAATAGCTGGCAAAATAGCGAAGCTTCGTGATTCAGGCTTGTATATAATTATGTTTTATCTTTCGTTATTAACCATACTAACCGTTTTCCAGCTTATTACGCAAAGTAATAAATATAAAGCGGCCTGGGTCTACCATGTGACTCCCATACAAAAACCAGGACAACTGATGACTGGAGTTCTTAAAGCATGTCTTATCAAATATGTTTTACCGTTCAACATTCTGTTTCTTTCTATCTGTGTACCACTATTTGGTCTCAGTTCTATTAATGATCTGCTATTATCTTCCGCTATTGGCGGTATCGAAAGTATTCTGATTATGCTTTTTATTGTCAAAAGCTATCCGTTTTCGAAGGCTAGTCAATCCAATTCAAAAGCAATAACTAATCTACTGATATTAGGTCTATTGGGTATTTTGGGATACTTACATAAAATCATTTTCCACTATGAAACACTAATTTGGATCTTAGCTGGACTTGCATGGTTCATCTTCTTTGTAATGCTGAAGTACTTACAGCGAGAAGACTGGAAAGGCTTAGCTTACGACGACAATTGATTAAACAGATGAAAAAAAGCTCCATAATGGAGCTTTTTTTATCAAATTCTTCAAAATCTAAGCACAAAATATCTTCACGCTTTTCTTTATCCGGTTATCTTTTATTTATTCGTCCTTTAAACTGGCTAATACCATCCATCAAAACTTCTACGATTATTCTTCCTGATGGTAAATGACTCACATCATAATTCAGCACAGCCTGTTGAATGGATTTGTATTCGTGTTTTTGCCACAAAACGCCATCAACCATAAAAAGCACAGTCATCTCACTCGGTTCATTGGAGACTACGCTTAGTTGAGTCTTATCCACAACCGACCTTGGATAAAGCGAGAAGGCATATTGCGTTGAACTTAGACCCGTCTCAAATCCACGTTTAGCATGGAAACTAAACATTTCGCCATTTCCACAATCGCTTTCAAAAGCATGAATAAGGTTTCCTTTCAAATCGAAGATTCGTAAATGGCCATCACCATTTTCAGGTTGTGCCCAAAACTGCAGTCCGTTACCTGCGGTATCGGCCAAAGAGAGTGAGTGGTTTCCCTCATTAAGGTGTAAAGTATCTCTATACATCGTTGCCGCAGCCAGTTGGGCGCCATTTTTGCGAAAGACCGTATCCTGCTTTGCATTAATTAGAAATATACGATTATCCGCCGGTTTATTATTGGTCATAAACTCCAAAACAAAATCAGTGGGAAATAGCTGCAGCGCGTTAAAGACGCTTTCCGCCTTATTGTCTATAGGCCACGCATCCGACTTGCCATTCGGTTTTAGAAGTGATACCGTAAATACATTCTCCTGATCTCTTTCTTGTATCTCTCCAGGCAGTATAACTTCTGCAACCTGATTAAAAGAAAGATTACCTTTCCAATGAAAAGTTCTGGCAGGGAATCCCTTCGTGCCATAAACAATTTCTAGGGTACGAATCGGCTCAGCACCTAAATTTCTGAAAGAGATCCTTGGGCCAACACTCGCCGGATTTAATCGAGAAAAACGCTGTTCATCACTTGGAACCATTATTGACTCAACGGCAACATCAACTTTTTGCTTAGGGGCAGAATATTGAAACAAGTAAGCGGATATATTTTCGACAGCCTGCACATTATCAGTCGCTGTATAAGGTTCCATCTGTAAGGCAATTTGATGGGTACCAACTTTAGTAAATACATCAATAAAATCAGGCTGCTGTAAATCTCCAGGACACCAATATGCGCGGTCATGTACCCAGGTCCCGCCTTGTGGATAAAGTGGATTACCCCCACATTTCTTCCACATATCACGTTTGTCCACAGTCTTTCCATCGAAGGTTAGTTCGCGCCACCGGCTACAGAATTCGCTACAGCCACGTGGTTTATCCATACCATGCCCTGTATGCTGAATGCGTATTCGGCTCAATGCTGCTCCCGCACTCGAGGTATATGTTATTGGCAGTAGATTTTCTGCTATCTTTTCGTTGACATCCCCATATTTATAGGCTTTATTCCACAGCGTTGTTATTCCCAATGGGGTAACAACTGGTGGACCTGATAAAATTTCAAAATCTACGGTAAGTGCCCATCCCACAGTCTTGTCCTCAAAACCAGAGTGAGTATAGACAATTTCCACGCTATCCCTTAAGAAAGGAGCAAAATCAGTTACATCGACCTGCCACTTCCAACTCCATCCCTTATTGTAAATACTACCATATGGCGTAAGCATTCTTCCTAATTCATAATTTAGTGCTGGTCCATTTTTCCCTCCTTTACGACGTAATACGATGTGATCCAAATAGTCCCAATGCGCCGTGCGCAAACTATCCGGGCTCCCCAGCGTAACAAACATAGTAACCTTTCGTATAGGATAATTTTCTTTTGGAAATACTCCCCAAGCCGGGTAAGAATTCTCGCCTTTCTGTGCATCACATAGAATGGTTTTCCGTTGATGTGTAACGACGTGGCTTTTTGTGCCTTGTTGTGCAAAAACATGATGGCAGATAAAAAAGCAAAATAGGGTTAGTATAGGTCTTATATTCATTATTTAAATATTATCCATAAAACAATACAAAGATAGATGTAATCTTGCCAGCAGCGAAAAAAAGGAAATGCGATAAAAAGGAAATACATGCAATCATAAAAAAAGCATCAATCTTGTTAAGATTGATGCTTTTAGTAGCGGGGAGCAGAATCGAACTGCCGACCTTTGGGTTATGAATCCAACGCTCTAACCATCTGAGCTACCCCGCCGTTTCGGTATGCAAATATACCACTTCGTATGTCAATTCAAAAGATTTTTTTATTTTTTTACTGATTCTGGCCTATTTAAAACTTGTATTAAACACAACAAACTCATTTTTAACTCAATAAATTTAGCACTGAAAAATAGAAAATGAACTTAAAAAAATTGACAGCCCAAAAAACAACATGTTTATTAAAAAACGGGAGCAACTTTTTACAAAAAAACTTGCAATAACAAAATAAATATGTATTATTACAAATAATAAGTTGATGCAATAAAAAGCAATTTTGGAAGAGATTTGTAGCGGGGAGCAGAATCGAACTGCCGACCTTTGGGTTATGAATCCAACGCTCTAACCATCTGAGCTACCCCGCCATTTTTGGGAATGCAAATATAGCTTATTTTTGATTTAAACAAACTAAAATTTAAAAAAACATTTTTATGGCAGATAAAATAAAATTCCAACTAGAATATATCATCAACTCTTCACCTAGAATTTTATTTCCGTATTTGCAAGAACCAAACGAATTGGCACAATGGTTTGCAGATGATGTAAACTATAAAGACACCGTTTATACTTTCATTTGGGATGATGAACCTCACCGAGCAAAAATTGTAGCATCAAAAGAAAATAAATCTGTACGCTTTAAATGGCTAGATGATGATCCCTATTATTTCGATCTGGAGATCGATCAAGACGAGCTAACGAATGATGTTGCTCTTAAGATAACAGATTACGCTAAAGAAGAAGACCTTGAAAATAGAAAGTTAATTTGGAAAAATTCAATAGTCTATCTTCAAAGTGTTATAGGTGCATAAAAAAGCCTATCTTTGCAATATATTTCCACTAGGGGCTCCAGCAGGAGCTTCTTAGTTGGGAGATGCCTTAATGTAAAGGCATCAATTTGCTTTGCGTCACGGATGAAAAAGGTTCATTTACTTATTCTTCAAGCTTTCATAAAACCATTTATTGTCACATTCTTTATTGTGATGTTTGTCTTATTGATGCTTTTCCTATTCAAGTACATTGATGATTTGATTGGAAAAGGATTTGAATGGTATACCATCATGGAGCTAATTGGATATCAATGCGTTGTTCAAATCCAAATGGCAATGCCTTTATCCATGCTCCTTTCCTCCATTATGACTTTCGGAAATCTGGGTGAAAGCTATGAATTAGTTGCAATCAAGGCTGCAGGCGTATCTTTACGTAAAGCAATGACCCCGCTATTTATACTCGTTGCAATTTTCGCAACAAGTTCTTTTCTGTTCTCCGATTATATTCTCCCCGTAGTGAACCTAAAAATGGGTACGCTACTTACTGATGTACGTAATAAAAAGGCAGATTTCCTCATCAAACCCGGAATCTTTAACAACACCATTCCAGGTTACTCAATCCGCGCTAGAGGAAAAAACAAAGCGGGAACAATTCTCTATGACTTGATGATCTATGATCATCGTGGCGGTAATACAGCCAATAATGTACTTATGGCCAAAGAAGGGTATATCTATAACTCTACTGACAACAATTATATGATCCTTAAACTTAAGGATGGTATCCGTTACGAGGAAGCACGGACTAAAAACTCCAAAACCTACGATCCACGCCAGCAATTTACGCGGTTTAAGTTTAAGGAAACAGAGCAAAAGTTTGATATGGGAAGTTTTCAACAGGGTAAAACGGATGAAAATCTCTTCAAAAGCCACCATGCCATGTTAAACCTGAAACAGTTAGACATGTACATCGATTCCAATCATATCAAGATAGACAGCATGGGAAAGGCAATCGTCCGTACATTAGACACCCGATATAATATCTATTCGAAATATTTTAGTGTGAATCAACCCGGACAGCCAAAGGTCAAAGAGGCTAAGATCAAACCTTTTAAAAATTTGCTTACCGATCTCGTTCCACAAGAACAACGAGCACAAATCACTATGAATGCGCTGAACCAGTTGAATTATTTAAAGGAAGATCTAAACGGCCGTACACTTGAATTTAAAGATTACAAATCGAAAGATATCCGTTATCGTATTGAATGGCATCGCAAGTTTACCCTAGCTGTCTCCTGTCTCTTACTATTTGCAATTGGAGCTCCACTAGGAGCCATTATCAGAAAAGGTGGACTTGGTCTTCCTGTGGTGATGGCCATCATTTTCTTTCTGATCTATCACATTATCTCTACAGTAGCAGAAAAAACAGCTAAAGATGGTGCCATATCATCAGCCGTTGGCATGTGGATGGCCATTATTGTCTTAACACCATTGGCCGCTTTTCTAACATACAAGTCAACGACAGATTCCGCGTTATTTGATATTGATCAATATAAATTAAAAGTAGAAGCCGCTTGGAAATGGATTAAGGAAAAGCTTGCAAAAAAGAATAAATTGAAAGAATCACATTAGATTGTGACAACGCTATTATAAATAAATTTAGATTCTACACTAACTTTGTACCAATTACAATATATCAATAATGGATTTCAAATTAAACACGATCGAAGAAGCGATCGCTGATATACAAGCAGGAAAAGTAGTAATCGTCGTGGATGACGAAGATCGCGAAAATGAAGGAGACTTTGTCACAGCTGCCCGCAATGCAACTCCCGAAATCATCAACTTTATGGCGACTCATGGTCGTGGACTAGTGTGTGCCCCAATTACAAAAGAAAGAGCAGATGCATTACATCTGGATCTAATGGTGGGACAGAATACAGCAGTATATGAAACAAACTTTACAGTTTCCATTGACTTACAGGGATACGGTTGTACAACCGGAATTTCTGCGTCAGACCGCTCGAAAACAATTAAAGCAATGATTGATCCTAATATTCATTATGAAGAATTAGGTAGACCAGGACATATTTTCCCGCTAATAGCAAAAGATGGTGGCGTATTACGTCGCACAGGACACACTGAAGCTACCGTTGATCTTGCTCGATTAGCAGGATTTGAACCAGCGGGTGTATTGGTTGAAATTCTAAAAGAAGATGGTGAAATGGCCAGACTTCCAGAACTAATAGAGGTTGCTAAAAAATTTGATTTAAAGATCGTTAGTATTGAAGATCTAATTGAATACCGTCTTAAGCACGATTCTTTAATCAATGAAGAAGTCACTGTTAATATGCCAACGCAATTTGGTGATTTTAAGATGAAAGCCTTTACACAAAAAGACACTGGCGAACAACATTTAGCGCTTTACAAAGGCGAGTGGAATGAAGATGAGCCTATTTTGGTGCGGGTGCACAGCTCTTGTGTTACGGGTGATATTTTTGGTTCTTGCCGTTGTGACTGTGGTCCTCAATTGCACAAAGCAATGGAAATGATCCAGCAAGAGGGGAAAGGTGTTATTGTCTATATGAATCAAGAAGGTCGCGGTATTGGACTGATCAATAAGCTACATGCTTACAAGTTACAAGAAAATGGCTTGGACACGGTAGATGCCAATGTACAATTAGGATTTAAAGCAGATTTAAGAGACTATGGTGTCGGAGCACAGATTCTTCGAAATCTTGGTGTCACAAAAATGCGTCTTATGTCAAATAATCCAACCAAACGTGCTGGTTTAGTGGGCTATGGACTTGAAATTGTAGAAAATGTGCCCATTGAAATTACTGCAAATCCCTTCAACGAGGAATATCTAAAAACAAAGAGGGATCGTATGGGACATACGATCATGAAAAATCTATAAAAAGAAAATTACGAAAAAGCGGTGTTCCAAAAAAACACCGCTTTTTTTGGCATCATAGCAAACATAACGTTGCGTGGTAATATAATCGCTCCTTTTTTATGATCTTGTAATGGCAGTACTTTCAACAATTAGAAGTAACTTTATTATATGGAACAACAAGGGAAACATATCATCTTTTTCGATGGTGATTGCTTGGTCTGTAATCGCTTTGTTCAAATACTATTAAGGATAGATCGTAAAAAAAAATTCTTATTTAGTTCGCTGCAATCTGAATTTGCCAGAACCGCGCTAGTAAATATTCCCCAAAACATTGATTCCATCGTTTACCTCTCTCCAACAGGTAGCTTTGTCAAAAGCGAAGCTGTTCTTAAAATATGTGAGCAATTGGGTTTCCCTTACATGACATGTTATTTACTAAAAATTTTACCTCGCGGTTGGAGAGATGCGCTTTATGATTATTTCGCTAAAAACCGCTATCGTTGGTTTGGAAAAAATGAGTTTTGTACGATACCTTCAAAAACTGAACGAGAAAGGTTTATTTAAATAAACTACAATCATTTTGAAGTGACATTTGGCTCGGAAATCTTCTAATTATACTTGTGACCATTAAATTTACATCGATGAAAAATACACTTTTAATTGACAGCGCCTATATCAATGGGAAATTTATTAAGTCAAAACACACCTTTGACGTTATAAATCCCGCTACAGGAAAAGTTATTGCTTCATTGCCAGATTTAAAAGTGGCAGATTGTACTAAAGCAATAGATGCTGCTAACAATGCCTGGGAAAGTTGGAAAAATACATCTGTATTGGAACGATGCAACATCACCCGCAAGTGGTACGACCTTATTCAACAGCATAAAGACGATCTTGCGGAAATCATGACCTTAGAAAGTGGCAAACCACTAAGCGAATCCAAAGTCGAGGTTGACTATGGTAGCTCCTTTGTTGAGTGGTTTTCAGAAGAAGGAAAGCGGGCCTATGGTGAAACGATACCTTCCCATAAAAAAGGAACTAGAATGCTTACTATTAGGCAAGGCATCGGTGTTGTAGCCGCCATTACTCCTTGGAATTTTCCCTTAGCGATGATTACCCGAAAAGTAGCCCCTGCTATGGTTGCTGGTTGTACCGTCGTACTTAAGCCTGCCTCACAAACCCCTATTTCTGCTATCGCATTGGCTAAACTCGCTGAAGAAGCAGGTGTCCCGAAAGGCGTGTTTAACGTTATTACAGGAAAAGACAGTGCTGGTATCGGAAAAGAATTAGCGACGAATGGTTTGGTAAGAAAACTTTCCTTCACAGGTTCTACTGAAGTTGGAAAAACGCTACTAGAACAATCTGCTTCAAATATAAAAAAGGTATCCATGGAACTCGGTGGTAATGCACCTTTTTTGGTTTTTAACGATGCCGATATTGATGCTGCTGTTGATGGAGCTATTGCTGGAAAATTTAGAAACTCAGGGCAAACTTGTGTTTCCATCAACAGGTTTCTAATTCAAGAAGATGTCTATGATGAGTTTTCGATGAAACTTAGCCATGCTGTCAGTAAATTGAAAGTTGGCAATGGGCTCGACAAAGGTATTCAGGTAGGCCCCTTAATCAATGCAAAAGGTCTAGAAAAAGTTCAGCATCATGTTCAAGACGCCTTAAATCATGGTGCCGAATTGGCTACTGGAGGAAAGGTCATCAAAGATCTATTTTTCCAGCCAACCGTACTGGCCAACGTCCCAAAAGAAGCGCTTATATTTCGCGAGGAGACTTTTGGTCCGATTTGCGCCCTTTTCAGTTTCAAAACAGAAGCAGATGGAATAGCAATGGCCAATATGACTGAATTTGGCTTAGCCTCTTATTTTTATAGTGCAAATATAAATCGCTGTCTTCGTGTCGCTGAACTACTAGACGCTGGTATGGTTGGTGTCAATACAGGTCTTATTTCAAATGCAGCAGCTCCTTTTGGTGGAGTAAAACAATCTGGTGTAGGCCGTGAAGGATCTAAACACGGGTTGGATGAGTATATGGAATTAAAATATATCTGCTTCGGCGGTGAATA
The Sphingobacterium multivorum genome window above contains:
- a CDS encoding thiol-disulfide oxidoreductase DCC family protein, which produces MEQQGKHIIFFDGDCLVCNRFVQILLRIDRKKKFLFSSLQSEFARTALVNIPQNIDSIVYLSPTGSFVKSEAVLKICEQLGFPYMTCYLLKILPRGWRDALYDYFAKNRYRWFGKNEFCTIPSKTERERFI
- a CDS encoding LptF/LptG family permease, whose protein sequence is MKKVHLLILQAFIKPFIVTFFIVMFVLLMLFLFKYIDDLIGKGFEWYTIMELIGYQCVVQIQMAMPLSMLLSSIMTFGNLGESYELVAIKAAGVSLRKAMTPLFILVAIFATSSFLFSDYILPVVNLKMGTLLTDVRNKKADFLIKPGIFNNTIPGYSIRARGKNKAGTILYDLMIYDHRGGNTANNVLMAKEGYIYNSTDNNYMILKLKDGIRYEEARTKNSKTYDPRQQFTRFKFKETEQKFDMGSFQQGKTDENLFKSHHAMLNLKQLDMYIDSNHIKIDSMGKAIVRTLDTRYNIYSKYFSVNQPGQPKVKEAKIKPFKNLLTDLVPQEQRAQITMNALNQLNYLKEDLNGRTLEFKDYKSKDIRYRIEWHRKFTLAVSCLLLFAIGAPLGAIIRKGGLGLPVVMAIIFFLIYHIISTVAEKTAKDGAISSAVGMWMAIIVLTPLAAFLTYKSTTDSALFDIDQYKLKVEAAWKWIKEKLAKKNKLKESH
- a CDS encoding bifunctional 3,4-dihydroxy-2-butanone-4-phosphate synthase/GTP cyclohydrolase II, whose product is MDFKLNTIEEAIADIQAGKVVIVVDDEDRENEGDFVTAARNATPEIINFMATHGRGLVCAPITKERADALHLDLMVGQNTAVYETNFTVSIDLQGYGCTTGISASDRSKTIKAMIDPNIHYEELGRPGHIFPLIAKDGGVLRRTGHTEATVDLARLAGFEPAGVLVEILKEDGEMARLPELIEVAKKFDLKIVSIEDLIEYRLKHDSLINEEVTVNMPTQFGDFKMKAFTQKDTGEQHLALYKGEWNEDEPILVRVHSSCVTGDIFGSCRCDCGPQLHKAMEMIQQEGKGVIVYMNQEGRGIGLINKLHAYKLQENGLDTVDANVQLGFKADLRDYGVGAQILRNLGVTKMRLMSNNPTKRAGLVGYGLEIVENVPIEITANPFNEEYLKTKRDRMGHTIMKNL
- a CDS encoding NAD-dependent succinate-semialdehyde dehydrogenase — protein: MKNTLLIDSAYINGKFIKSKHTFDVINPATGKVIASLPDLKVADCTKAIDAANNAWESWKNTSVLERCNITRKWYDLIQQHKDDLAEIMTLESGKPLSESKVEVDYGSSFVEWFSEEGKRAYGETIPSHKKGTRMLTIRQGIGVVAAITPWNFPLAMITRKVAPAMVAGCTVVLKPASQTPISAIALAKLAEEAGVPKGVFNVITGKDSAGIGKELATNGLVRKLSFTGSTEVGKTLLEQSASNIKKVSMELGGNAPFLVFNDADIDAAVDGAIAGKFRNSGQTCVSINRFLIQEDVYDEFSMKLSHAVSKLKVGNGLDKGIQVGPLINAKGLEKVQHHVQDALNHGAELATGGKVIKDLFFQPTVLANVPKEALIFREETFGPICALFSFKTEADGIAMANMTEFGLASYFYSANINRCLRVAELLDAGMVGVNTGLISNAAAPFGGVKQSGVGREGSKHGLDEYMELKYICFGGE